In the Solanum pennellii chromosome 5, SPENNV200 genome, one interval contains:
- the LOC107020326 gene encoding uncharacterized protein LOC107020326 isoform X2, with protein MAEGNLDLPDDLLSSKTSDHSKGNDDNKPFMGQLDISKDQPMVDSSIPLSPQWLYVKPSDTKMEPRPPSSLSLGSSVDSSQKDAWRTDVPEDKKDWRRTTMETESSRRWREEERETGLLGRRERRKTDRRAEHDVNNRNSGVDTRRDNKWSSRWGPDDKEKENRTEKRIDVDKEDVHNDGQTFVANRTVSERESDSRDKWRPRYKMEGNSAAPSSYRAAPGFGQERGKIEGSNVGFNLGRGRSTGTIIRPSSGGAIGASPFENSVPGKSGISTGIFSYPRGKALDIYRRQKLGSSLCSMPENMEEAPPVTQVIAIEPLAFVVPDAEEEAVLNDVWKGKITGGGVSNNSFRKGQSMDNVTETGDTEPNNTKIGAPSADVTEETVDGLLKTSIRVEEANTYSFVYENGVRVKFDGGDNHEGQKDNHSEVIAADGSLLTRKRADNSDCFKYISGSQFDISMQSLPDSGVTKTPIFENNQHVAFDGSLKVSDDSNSAFVKSSSEIYWNNLLGRGIPPEELSLYYRDPQGEIQGPFLGADIISWFDQGFFGMDLLVRLEDAPEDSPFFELCDVMPHLKFEHEHVGNTNLSQAEPSAVLEGKLDPDLRSSASVSEMVGYAAFDGSSWPPSDFDGIGGHRVQSIPDHPARQFKPAYLHSEDFNNFVAQDEEIVFPGRPGSVGNAIGKTSTGLTDPSKIHRATPSAICEGGVPDHEETLHPLGLLWSELEGTAGKNGPISDVPFRGSGQDQVLNSGAARVGPFGAKTDSTSALETWTDAYRRNAGSELNRYHDAMDASRLLHQDHELNRFELADKMFPQQLQQQRPHNLISSHNSHLNEAMMERGTNHNSIHQPQLASQTGQDLEHFMALQLQQQRQLQLQQLQQQQQFHQQQMLMKEQESHARQLVLEQLLQRQVHDPSHTQSRLDAIRHSSALEQVLIEQQILSELQQRPHLPPRHAEPSIEHLIQAKFGQIPHQGPQNDLMELLSRAKHGQLHPLEHQALQQEQAHERLRQRLEMEEDRQIGAVWPADETGQYLRNSGVARRANSGFGSLDIYQQQQMPPAEEHVSHLQRNLSMQDRIQRGLYDTGFLPLERTMSVPGGGPGVNLDAINPLVRAQGLEMQDPNSRMHSAGHMPGFSSGIHLQSPHRPLFSSQFHAPNVDTIENHWSERNGQLPADWMETRLQQLHLNGERHRRDFDVKRASEDQSMWMSAGANDDDSSKRLLMELLQQKSGQQSTEQAEITRGILFERGFHSGHFSTTNASNRSFNPLLDQDTSLNQAFSVGSYGSNSGFPPQRDHVNEIAGSLDACERLPFQSHSGAFAEPEPVFSSINDASQVHLEARESIVRQAGVATVEGEMPINLLSRHTSLGTGDYNVFKSSSGGSLDSYNDKNDRRDSATEEIFKERVVVTSKRSDNILPKYPPVLLVSSTQEGLSEIASDGLVRGKNSSDAMASEGGRREVGGNAANQVPRAMTSEKKDGRFRRTASCSDADVSETSFSDMLKSNVKKATAQEAHASEALDATQYARSGKKKGKKGRQIDPALLGFKVTSNRIMMGEIQRIED; from the exons ATGGCAGAAGGAAATCTTGATCTTCCTGACGATCTTCTTTCCTCTAAGACTTCTGATCACTCCAAAG GTAATGATGACAACAAGCCTTTCATGGGCCAGCTTGATATTTCCAAAg ATCAACCAATGGTGGACAGCAGCATTCCTTTGTCTCCGCAGTGGCTTTATGTTAAACCAAGCGACACAAAGATG GAACCACGTCCACCAAGCTCTCTGTCACTTGGAAGTTCTGTTGATTCAAGTCAGAAGGACGCTTGGCGTACAGATGTACCTGAGGACAAGAAGGATTGGAGAAGAACGACAATGGAGACTGAGAGCAGTCGCCGGTGGCGTGAGGAAGAGAGGGAAACTGGCTTGCTTGGTCGGAGAGAACGAAGGAAAACCGATCGCCGTGCTGAGCATGATGTTAATAACCGTAATTCTGGGGTTGATACAAGGCGTGATAACAAGTGGTCTTCTAGGTGGGGTCCTGATgacaaggaaaaagaaaatcgCACTGAGAAAAGGATAGATGTAGATAAGGAAGATGTTCATAATGATGGCCAAACATTTGTGGCCAACCGTACTGTCTCAGAACGGGAGTCAGATTCTCGTGACAAGTGGCGTCCACGCTATAAAATGGAGGGCAACTCTGCAGCTCCAAGTTCCTATCGAGCTGCTCCAGGTTTTGGACAGGAGAGAGGAAAAATAGAAGGGTCAAATGTGGGATTTAACTTGGGTCGTGGGAGGTCTACTGGGACTATAATAAGACCTTCCTCTGGGGGTGCAATTGGTGCTTCACCATTTGAGAATTCTGTTCCTGGAAAATCAGGAATCTCGACTGGCATATTCAGTTATCCAAGGGGGAAAGCTCTTGACATATACCGCAGGCAAAAGCTTGGCTCATCTCTTTGTAGCATGCCTGAAAATATGGAAGAAGCTCCCCCAGTTACTCAAGTAATTGCTATTGAACCATTAGCTTTTGTTGTTCCTGATGCTGAGGAGGAG GCTGTTCTCAATGATGTATGGAAGGGTAAAATTACTGGTGGTGGTGTTTCTAACAATTCCTTTAGAAAGGGTCAATCAATGGATAATGTCACAG AAACAGGGGATACAGAGCCCAACAATACTAAAATAGGTGCTCCCTCCGCTGATGTCACTGAAGAGACAGTTGATGGGTTGCTGAAAACTTCAATACGTGTTGAAGAAGCCAATACCTATAGCTTTGTTTACGAGAACGGTGTCAGGGTCAAGTTTGATG GAGGAGATAATCATGAAGGACAGAAAGACAATCATTCTGAAGTTATCGCCGCAGATGGAAGTTTGTTGACCAGGAAGAGAGCTGATAATAGTGACTGCTTCAAATACATTAGTGGGTCCCAATTTGATATTTCTATGCAGAGCTTACCAGATTCCGGAGTAACCAAGACACCTATCTTTGAGAACAATCAACATGTTGCTTTTGATGGCAGTTTAAAGGTGTCTGATGATTCAAATTCTGCATTTGTGAAGTCCTCTTCTGAAATCTATTGGAACAACCTTCTAGGAAGGGGTATTCCACCAGAGGAGTTGAGTTTGTACTATCGTGATCCTCAGGGCGAAATCCAGGGGCCATTTCTTGGAGCTGACATCATTTCATGGTTTGATCAGGGATTTTTTGGTATGGACTTGCTAGTTCGCTTGGAAGATGCCCCTGAAGATTCACCTTTCTTTGAACTTTGTGATGTAATGCCGCATTTGAAATTTGAACATGAGCATGTTGGTAACACCAATCTTTCCCAGGCAGAACCATCTGCTGTACTAGAGGGGAAGTTGGATCCTGATTTACGTAGCTCAGCTTCTGTTTCTGAGATGGTTGGATATGCTGCCTTTGATGGTTCGAGCTGGCCGCCATCTGATTTTGATGGCATTGGTGGACATCGTGTTCAGTCAATACCTGATCATCCAGCTCGTCAATTTAAACCTGCATATTTACATAGTGAAGACTTTAACAATTTTGTTGCTCAAGATGAAG AAATTGTGTTTCCGGGAAGACCTGGAAGTGTTGGCAATGCTATTGGAAAAACTTCCACAGGCCTTACTGATCCTTCAAAGATCCACCGTGCAACTCCAAGCGCAATATGTGAGGGTGGAGTTCCAGATCACGAAGAGACATTGCACCCACTTGGTTTATTATGGTCAGAGCTTGAAGGGACTGCAGGAAAAAATGGTCCTATCTCTGACGTTCCTTTTAGAGGAAGTGGCCAGGATCAAGTTCTAAACTCTGGTGCTGCAAGGGTTGGGCCATTTGGTGCCAAGACGGACTCAACCTCCGCTCTGGAGACGTGGACTGATGCTTATAGAAGAAATGCTGGATCTGAACTCAACAGATATCATGATGCTATGGATGCCAGCCGCTTGTTGCACCAGGACCATGAATTGAACCGGTTTGAGTTGGCAGACAAGATGTTTCCCCAACAACTTCAGCAACAGCGTCCTCATAATTTGATATCCTCTCATAATAGTCACTTAAATGAAGCTATGATGGAACGTGGCacaaatcataattcaatacacCAACCACAGTTAGCGAGTCAGACTGGGCAGGATCTGGAACACTTCATGGCGCTTCAGCTGCAACAGCAGAGACAGTTGCAGCTTCAACAACTGCAGCAACAGCAACAGTTCCATCAACAGCAAATGCTAATGAAAGAACAAGAGTCTCATGCTAGGCAGCTGGTTCTTGAACAATTATTGCAGAGACAAGTACATGATCCAAGTCACACACAATCACGTCTTGATGCTATTAGGCATAGCAGTGCTCTGGAGCAGGTGTTGATAGAGCAACAAATTCTGAGTGAACTGCAACAGCGTCCACATCTTCCACCAAGACATGCTGAACCATCTATTGAGCATCTCATTCAAGCAAAGTTTGGTCAAATACCACATCAAGGGCCTCAAAATGATTTAATGGAGCTCCTATCACGGGCAAAACATGGACAATTGCACCCTTTGGAGCATCAAGCCCTTCAACAAGAACAAGCACATGAGAGGTTAAGACAGCGATTGGAAATGGAGGAAGACAGACAGATTGGTGCTGTCTGGCCTGCTGATGAAACTGGTCAGTATCTAAGAAATTCAGGTGTTGCTCGTCGAGCAAACTCTGGATTTGGTTCATTAGATATTTATCAACAGCAACAGATGCCCCCTGCAGAAGAGCATGTTAGTCATCTGCAAAGGAATTTGTCAATGCAGGATAGAATTCAGCGGGGTCtctatgacactggatttctgCCTTTGGAACGGACGATGTCAGTACCTGGTGGTGGTCCTGGTGTTAATTTGGATGCCATAAATCCTCTAGTGCGCGCACAAGGTTTAGAAATGCAAGATCCAAATTCAAGAATGCACTCAGCTGGTCATATGCCTGGTTTCTCGTCTGGCATCCACTTGCAATCTCCTCACCGTCCTCTATTTTCAAGTCAATTTCATGCTCCAAATGTAGATACAATTGAAAATCATTGGTCCGAAAGAAATGGTCAGTTACCAGCTGATTGGATGGAAACTAGGCTGCAGCAACTACATCTCAATGGTGAGAGGCATAGAAGGGATTTTGATGTCAAGAGGGCTTCTGAAGATCAAAGTATGTGGATGTCAGCTGGTGCTAATGATGATGACAGTTCAAAGCGATTACTTATGGAACTGCTCCAGCAAAAATCTGGTCAGCAGTCAACTGAGCAAGCAGAAATTACCAGAGGGATTTTGTTTGAAAGGGGCTTTCACTCTGGTCACTTTTCTACGACAAATGCTTCAAACCGTTCATTCAACCCTCTTTTGGACCAGGATACAAGTCTAAACCAAGCTTTCTCTGTTGGGTCATATGGTTCTAATTCAGGTTTTCCACCACAGAGAGATCATGTAAATGAGATTGCCGGTAGTCTTGATGCTTGTGAGAGATTGCCCTTCCAATCTCATTCTGGAGCTTTTGCTGAACCTGAACCTGTCTTTTCCAGCATCAATGACGCCTCTCAG GTACATTTGGAGGCTCGCGAAAGTATCGTTAGGCAAGCTGGTGTGGCGACTGTAGAAGGGGAAATGCCAATTAACTTGCTCAGCAGGCACACTTCACTTGGGACTGGAG ATTATAATGTTTTCAAATCATCTTCAGGTGGAAGTCTCGACTCCTACAATGACAAGAATGATAGAAGGGATTCAGCTACGGAGGAAATTTTTAAGGAACG GGTGGTTGTGACATCAAAAAGGTCGGATAACATCTTGCCGAAGTACCCACCTGTATTGCTCGTTTCTTCAACCCAGGAGGGTCTATCGGAGATAGCTTCTGATGGCCTTGTGAGAGGCAAAAATTCTTCAGATGCCATGGCTTCTGAAG GGGGTAGGAGGGAAGTGGGAGGTAATGCAGCAAATCAAGTTCCCCGTGCTATGACGTCTGAAAAGAAAGATGGGCGTTTTCGACGAACTGCATCTTGTAGTGATGCTGATGTCTCAGAGACATCATTCAGTGATATGCTTAAGAGTAATGTTAAGAAGGCAACAGCTCAGGAGGCACATGCATCAGAGGCATTGGATGCAACACAGTATGCCCGTAGTGGTaagaagaaaggaaagaaaGGAAGACAAATTGATCCTGCTCTTCTTGGTTTCAAGGTTACAAGCAATCGCATCATGATGGGTGAGATACAACGGATAGAAGATTAG
- the LOC107020326 gene encoding uncharacterized protein LOC107020326 isoform X1, whose translation MAEGNLDLPDDLLSSKTSDHSKGNDDNKPFMGQLDISKDQPMVDSSIPLSPQWLYVKPSDTKMEPRPPSSLSLGSSVDSSQKDAWRTDVPEDKKDWRRTTMETESSRRWREEERETGLLGRRERRKTDRRAEHDVNNRNSGVDTRRDNKWSSRWGPDDKEKENRTEKRIDVDKEDVHNDGQTFVANRTVSERESDSRDKWRPRYKMEGNSAAPSSYRAAPGFGQERGKIEGSNVGFNLGRGRSTGTIIRPSSGGAIGASPFENSVPGKSGISTGIFSYPRGKALDIYRRQKLGSSLCSMPENMEEAPPVTQVIAIEPLAFVVPDAEEEAVLNDVWKGKITGGGVSNNSFRKGQSMDNVTETGDTEPNNTKIGAPSADVTEETVDGLLKTSIRVEEANTYSFVYENGVRVKFDGGDNHEGQKDNHSEVIAADGSLLTRKRADNSDCFKYISGSQFDISMQSLPDSGVTKTPIFENNQHVAFDGSLKVSDDSNSAFVKSSSEIYWNNLLGRGIPPEELSLYYRDPQGEIQGPFLGADIISWFDQGFFGMDLLVRLEDAPEDSPFFELCDVMPHLKFEHEHVGNTNLSQAEPSAVLEGKLDPDLRSSASVSEMVGYAAFDGSSWPPSDFDGIGGHRVQSIPDHPARQFKPAYLHSEDFNNFVAQDEEIVFPGRPGSVGNAIGKTSTGLTDPSKIHRATPSAICEGGVPDHEETLHPLGLLWSELEGTAGKNGPISDVPFRGSGQDQVLNSGAARVGPFGAKTDSTSALETWTDAYRRNAGSELNRYHDAMDASRLLHQDHELNRFELADKMFPQQLQQQRPHNLISSHNSHLNEAMMERGTNHNSIHQPQLASQTGQDLEHFMALQLQQQRQLQLQQLQQQQQFHQQQMLMKEQESHARQLVLEQLLQRQVHDPSHTQSRLDAIRHSSALEQVLIEQQILSELQQRPHLPPRHAEPSIEHLIQAKFGQIPHQGPQNDLMELLSRAKHGQLHPLEHQALQQEQAHERLRQRLEMEEDRQIGAVWPADETGQYLRNSGVARRANSGFGSLDIYQQQQMPPAEEHVSHLQRNLSMQDRIQRGLYDTGFLPLERTMSVPGGGPGVNLDAINPLVRAQGLEMQDPNSRMHSAGHMPGFSSGIHLQSPHRPLFSSQFHAPNVDTIENHWSERNGQLPADWMETRLQQLHLNGERHRRDFDVKRASEDQSMWMSAGANDDDSSKRLLMELLQQKSGQQSTEQAEITRGILFERGFHSGHFSTTNASNRSFNPLLDQDTSLNQAFSVGSYGSNSGFPPQRDHVNEIAGSLDACERLPFQSHSGAFAEPEPVFSSINDASQVHLEARESIVRQAGVATVEGEMPINLLSRHTSLGTGDYNVFKSSSGGSLDSYNDKNDRRDSATEEIFKERVVVTSKRSDNILPKYPPVLLVSSTQEGLSEIASDGLVRGKNSSDAMASEVGGRREVGGNAANQVPRAMTSEKKDGRFRRTASCSDADVSETSFSDMLKSNVKKATAQEAHASEALDATQYARSGKKKGKKGRQIDPALLGFKVTSNRIMMGEIQRIED comes from the exons ATGGCAGAAGGAAATCTTGATCTTCCTGACGATCTTCTTTCCTCTAAGACTTCTGATCACTCCAAAG GTAATGATGACAACAAGCCTTTCATGGGCCAGCTTGATATTTCCAAAg ATCAACCAATGGTGGACAGCAGCATTCCTTTGTCTCCGCAGTGGCTTTATGTTAAACCAAGCGACACAAAGATG GAACCACGTCCACCAAGCTCTCTGTCACTTGGAAGTTCTGTTGATTCAAGTCAGAAGGACGCTTGGCGTACAGATGTACCTGAGGACAAGAAGGATTGGAGAAGAACGACAATGGAGACTGAGAGCAGTCGCCGGTGGCGTGAGGAAGAGAGGGAAACTGGCTTGCTTGGTCGGAGAGAACGAAGGAAAACCGATCGCCGTGCTGAGCATGATGTTAATAACCGTAATTCTGGGGTTGATACAAGGCGTGATAACAAGTGGTCTTCTAGGTGGGGTCCTGATgacaaggaaaaagaaaatcgCACTGAGAAAAGGATAGATGTAGATAAGGAAGATGTTCATAATGATGGCCAAACATTTGTGGCCAACCGTACTGTCTCAGAACGGGAGTCAGATTCTCGTGACAAGTGGCGTCCACGCTATAAAATGGAGGGCAACTCTGCAGCTCCAAGTTCCTATCGAGCTGCTCCAGGTTTTGGACAGGAGAGAGGAAAAATAGAAGGGTCAAATGTGGGATTTAACTTGGGTCGTGGGAGGTCTACTGGGACTATAATAAGACCTTCCTCTGGGGGTGCAATTGGTGCTTCACCATTTGAGAATTCTGTTCCTGGAAAATCAGGAATCTCGACTGGCATATTCAGTTATCCAAGGGGGAAAGCTCTTGACATATACCGCAGGCAAAAGCTTGGCTCATCTCTTTGTAGCATGCCTGAAAATATGGAAGAAGCTCCCCCAGTTACTCAAGTAATTGCTATTGAACCATTAGCTTTTGTTGTTCCTGATGCTGAGGAGGAG GCTGTTCTCAATGATGTATGGAAGGGTAAAATTACTGGTGGTGGTGTTTCTAACAATTCCTTTAGAAAGGGTCAATCAATGGATAATGTCACAG AAACAGGGGATACAGAGCCCAACAATACTAAAATAGGTGCTCCCTCCGCTGATGTCACTGAAGAGACAGTTGATGGGTTGCTGAAAACTTCAATACGTGTTGAAGAAGCCAATACCTATAGCTTTGTTTACGAGAACGGTGTCAGGGTCAAGTTTGATG GAGGAGATAATCATGAAGGACAGAAAGACAATCATTCTGAAGTTATCGCCGCAGATGGAAGTTTGTTGACCAGGAAGAGAGCTGATAATAGTGACTGCTTCAAATACATTAGTGGGTCCCAATTTGATATTTCTATGCAGAGCTTACCAGATTCCGGAGTAACCAAGACACCTATCTTTGAGAACAATCAACATGTTGCTTTTGATGGCAGTTTAAAGGTGTCTGATGATTCAAATTCTGCATTTGTGAAGTCCTCTTCTGAAATCTATTGGAACAACCTTCTAGGAAGGGGTATTCCACCAGAGGAGTTGAGTTTGTACTATCGTGATCCTCAGGGCGAAATCCAGGGGCCATTTCTTGGAGCTGACATCATTTCATGGTTTGATCAGGGATTTTTTGGTATGGACTTGCTAGTTCGCTTGGAAGATGCCCCTGAAGATTCACCTTTCTTTGAACTTTGTGATGTAATGCCGCATTTGAAATTTGAACATGAGCATGTTGGTAACACCAATCTTTCCCAGGCAGAACCATCTGCTGTACTAGAGGGGAAGTTGGATCCTGATTTACGTAGCTCAGCTTCTGTTTCTGAGATGGTTGGATATGCTGCCTTTGATGGTTCGAGCTGGCCGCCATCTGATTTTGATGGCATTGGTGGACATCGTGTTCAGTCAATACCTGATCATCCAGCTCGTCAATTTAAACCTGCATATTTACATAGTGAAGACTTTAACAATTTTGTTGCTCAAGATGAAG AAATTGTGTTTCCGGGAAGACCTGGAAGTGTTGGCAATGCTATTGGAAAAACTTCCACAGGCCTTACTGATCCTTCAAAGATCCACCGTGCAACTCCAAGCGCAATATGTGAGGGTGGAGTTCCAGATCACGAAGAGACATTGCACCCACTTGGTTTATTATGGTCAGAGCTTGAAGGGACTGCAGGAAAAAATGGTCCTATCTCTGACGTTCCTTTTAGAGGAAGTGGCCAGGATCAAGTTCTAAACTCTGGTGCTGCAAGGGTTGGGCCATTTGGTGCCAAGACGGACTCAACCTCCGCTCTGGAGACGTGGACTGATGCTTATAGAAGAAATGCTGGATCTGAACTCAACAGATATCATGATGCTATGGATGCCAGCCGCTTGTTGCACCAGGACCATGAATTGAACCGGTTTGAGTTGGCAGACAAGATGTTTCCCCAACAACTTCAGCAACAGCGTCCTCATAATTTGATATCCTCTCATAATAGTCACTTAAATGAAGCTATGATGGAACGTGGCacaaatcataattcaatacacCAACCACAGTTAGCGAGTCAGACTGGGCAGGATCTGGAACACTTCATGGCGCTTCAGCTGCAACAGCAGAGACAGTTGCAGCTTCAACAACTGCAGCAACAGCAACAGTTCCATCAACAGCAAATGCTAATGAAAGAACAAGAGTCTCATGCTAGGCAGCTGGTTCTTGAACAATTATTGCAGAGACAAGTACATGATCCAAGTCACACACAATCACGTCTTGATGCTATTAGGCATAGCAGTGCTCTGGAGCAGGTGTTGATAGAGCAACAAATTCTGAGTGAACTGCAACAGCGTCCACATCTTCCACCAAGACATGCTGAACCATCTATTGAGCATCTCATTCAAGCAAAGTTTGGTCAAATACCACATCAAGGGCCTCAAAATGATTTAATGGAGCTCCTATCACGGGCAAAACATGGACAATTGCACCCTTTGGAGCATCAAGCCCTTCAACAAGAACAAGCACATGAGAGGTTAAGACAGCGATTGGAAATGGAGGAAGACAGACAGATTGGTGCTGTCTGGCCTGCTGATGAAACTGGTCAGTATCTAAGAAATTCAGGTGTTGCTCGTCGAGCAAACTCTGGATTTGGTTCATTAGATATTTATCAACAGCAACAGATGCCCCCTGCAGAAGAGCATGTTAGTCATCTGCAAAGGAATTTGTCAATGCAGGATAGAATTCAGCGGGGTCtctatgacactggatttctgCCTTTGGAACGGACGATGTCAGTACCTGGTGGTGGTCCTGGTGTTAATTTGGATGCCATAAATCCTCTAGTGCGCGCACAAGGTTTAGAAATGCAAGATCCAAATTCAAGAATGCACTCAGCTGGTCATATGCCTGGTTTCTCGTCTGGCATCCACTTGCAATCTCCTCACCGTCCTCTATTTTCAAGTCAATTTCATGCTCCAAATGTAGATACAATTGAAAATCATTGGTCCGAAAGAAATGGTCAGTTACCAGCTGATTGGATGGAAACTAGGCTGCAGCAACTACATCTCAATGGTGAGAGGCATAGAAGGGATTTTGATGTCAAGAGGGCTTCTGAAGATCAAAGTATGTGGATGTCAGCTGGTGCTAATGATGATGACAGTTCAAAGCGATTACTTATGGAACTGCTCCAGCAAAAATCTGGTCAGCAGTCAACTGAGCAAGCAGAAATTACCAGAGGGATTTTGTTTGAAAGGGGCTTTCACTCTGGTCACTTTTCTACGACAAATGCTTCAAACCGTTCATTCAACCCTCTTTTGGACCAGGATACAAGTCTAAACCAAGCTTTCTCTGTTGGGTCATATGGTTCTAATTCAGGTTTTCCACCACAGAGAGATCATGTAAATGAGATTGCCGGTAGTCTTGATGCTTGTGAGAGATTGCCCTTCCAATCTCATTCTGGAGCTTTTGCTGAACCTGAACCTGTCTTTTCCAGCATCAATGACGCCTCTCAG GTACATTTGGAGGCTCGCGAAAGTATCGTTAGGCAAGCTGGTGTGGCGACTGTAGAAGGGGAAATGCCAATTAACTTGCTCAGCAGGCACACTTCACTTGGGACTGGAG ATTATAATGTTTTCAAATCATCTTCAGGTGGAAGTCTCGACTCCTACAATGACAAGAATGATAGAAGGGATTCAGCTACGGAGGAAATTTTTAAGGAACG GGTGGTTGTGACATCAAAAAGGTCGGATAACATCTTGCCGAAGTACCCACCTGTATTGCTCGTTTCTTCAACCCAGGAGGGTCTATCGGAGATAGCTTCTGATGGCCTTGTGAGAGGCAAAAATTCTTCAGATGCCATGGCTTCTGAAG TAGGGGGTAGGAGGGAAGTGGGAGGTAATGCAGCAAATCAAGTTCCCCGTGCTATGACGTCTGAAAAGAAAGATGGGCGTTTTCGACGAACTGCATCTTGTAGTGATGCTGATGTCTCAGAGACATCATTCAGTGATATGCTTAAGAGTAATGTTAAGAAGGCAACAGCTCAGGAGGCACATGCATCAGAGGCATTGGATGCAACACAGTATGCCCGTAGTGGTaagaagaaaggaaagaaaGGAAGACAAATTGATCCTGCTCTTCTTGGTTTCAAGGTTACAAGCAATCGCATCATGATGGGTGAGATACAACGGATAGAAGATTAG